The sequence below is a genomic window from Brevibacillus laterosporus.
TGCAAAGCTTTCTGAACTGCTATCTCCGGGAAACAGGAAATGGTAGGTGGACGACGACAAATGGAGAAATGCATCTTCATGTGCCGTTGGTGTCTCAGAGAATGGATTTGTACGTCAAGGCCAGCTATCAATCGCCAACAGGAAGGCATCTGTTTGACTACCCTGCCTTTTATCAGAGTGGAGCAGAGGCGCCATTGGTTGTAGCAGACTATGTCACAATGACCGTATTACTGGTTAAGGAACTGTCGTTACAGCATGGTACCAAGGCAGTGCCAGACGAATTGGTGTTGCGAGTCATTCAGAGTTGCCAAAATATGGAGAGGTATTTAGCGGCTCGTTACGACGACGGGGAAGAGCTGTATGGCTTTGAAATGGATTTCATTACTGCTGAGCAAGCGTTGCTCTTTGGACATCTTTTCCATCCTACGCCAAAAAGCCGTCAAGGTATTCCTGATGCCAAGCAGGCTGTCTATTCGCCAGAGCAAAAAGGGGCATTCGCTCTACACTATTTTGCAGCCCATCACTCTTTGGTTTTAGAAGGATCAGGAATGGATCAATCCGCTACTGAGATAATCAAGACAGAGCTGGGGCAGGGAGTGCTAGATCTGGAAGGCGTAAAACAGTTCGTAAGCAATGATAGTTACTCGCTTATCCCCCTTCATCCCTTACAAGCAGAATGGTTGTTAGAACAACAACCTGTTCAGAAGTACATCAAGCGTGGTTTGTTGCACAATGTAGGTCCTCTAGGTGAATCCTATCAAGCTACTTCTTCTTTGCGAACGGTCTACCATCCAGATAAAGGCTTTATGATAAAGCTTTCTATGCCTGTTAAGGTGACCAATTCTTTACGTGTTAACAAACTATCAGAGTTAGAAAGTGGAGTAGAAGCAAAAAAGGTTTTGGATACATTTACAAAAGATATGAGCAAAAAATTTCCGGGGTTTGCTTTTATACACGATCCTGCTTACATCACACTCAAGCTGGACGAGCAGGATGAATCAGGATTTGAGGTTATCTTACGCACGAATCCCTTTCAGGGAAGTGAGGCAGAGAATACCACTGTGCTGGCTGCTCTAATCCAAGACCCATTACCAGGACAACAAAGTAGACTGGCTGTTATTATTCTACAGCTTGCTAGGCAGGAGGGGCGGACGCCTGCGGAGGTAAGTATAGATTGGTTCCGGCGTTATCTAGAAATTTCACTCAAGCCAATGGTATGGCTTTATCTAAAGTGGGGAATTGGCTTAGAGGCTCATCAGCAGAATAGTATCGTCAAGCTTCAAGACGGATATCCAAGCCAATTTTATTACAGGGATAATCAAGGATATTATTATTGCCAATCAATGAAGGAATTGCTGTCGCGGAGTATTCCGAATCTTGGTGAAAAGAGTAGAAACGTAACGGAAGACAGCTTGGTGGACGAGCGGTTACGTTATTATCTGATTTTTAATCATATGTTTGGTCTCATTAACGGCTTTGGTTCAGCAGGATTAATAGATGAACAGCAATTACTAGATGAGATGCGTACCGTTTTACAAGAGTTTTTGCCATTAAACCGAGAGCCATCTCAATTTCTACAAAGCCTGCTGACATCTGAAAAGCTTGCTTGCAAGGCAAATTTACTTACCCGTTTTTATGATGTGGACGAATTGGAAAGTGAGGAGATCACCTCTGCTATTTTTGTTCAGATTGATAATCCGCTAGCAAAAGCAAGCCAGCGTGAGAAAGAACTGGAAACGTTAAATCAACTGGCGCTACGATAACGAAACGGAAATGACCGTTAATAATGGAGGCTTTGGTAATGCAAGTAACTGACTGCGACGTAAACATTGGTGAAGCCATTCGCTCCGAACAATACTTGCAGGTGCGAAGAAGAGTGTTTCGCCAGTGTATTGAATCCATGATCTATGAAGGAATTCTGACCCCTGAAACACAGCTAGAAGAAAAATCCACACGTATCACCATAACGGGGTGGGATGAACACGATCAACCAGTAGCTTATCAATGCTGGGCGCGACGAACTATCACATTCGGAATGATTCGGCTATTGCCATCTAAACCGCTGATGCGTGTCGATAGCAAGAATGAGCGGGAGGCAGAGTCTCTTACGCGCTTTTTAATGGATGTGTTCCGCAAAAGAGAC
It includes:
- a CDS encoding IucA/IucC family siderophore biosynthesis protein, giving the protein MKHVKDIAEHAAMQSFLNCYLRETGNGRWTTTNGEMHLHVPLVSQRMDLYVKASYQSPTGRHLFDYPAFYQSGAEAPLVVADYVTMTVLLVKELSLQHGTKAVPDELVLRVIQSCQNMERYLAARYDDGEELYGFEMDFITAEQALLFGHLFHPTPKSRQGIPDAKQAVYSPEQKGAFALHYFAAHHSLVLEGSGMDQSATEIIKTELGQGVLDLEGVKQFVSNDSYSLIPLHPLQAEWLLEQQPVQKYIKRGLLHNVGPLGESYQATSSLRTVYHPDKGFMIKLSMPVKVTNSLRVNKLSELESGVEAKKVLDTFTKDMSKKFPGFAFIHDPAYITLKLDEQDESGFEVILRTNPFQGSEAENTTVLAALIQDPLPGQQSRLAVIILQLARQEGRTPAEVSIDWFRRYLEISLKPMVWLYLKWGIGLEAHQQNSIVKLQDGYPSQFYYRDNQGYYYCQSMKELLSRSIPNLGEKSRNVTEDSLVDERLRYYLIFNHMFGLINGFGSAGLIDEQQLLDEMRTVLQEFLPLNREPSQFLQSLLTSEKLACKANLLTRFYDVDELESEEITSAIFVQIDNPLAKASQREKELETLNQLALR